A genomic window from Ricinus communis isolate WT05 ecotype wild-type unplaced genomic scaffold, ASM1957865v1 Ctg18, whole genome shotgun sequence includes:
- the LOC125368777 gene encoding LOW QUALITY PROTEIN: chloroplast envelope membrane protein-like (The sequence of the model RefSeq protein was modified relative to this genomic sequence to represent the inferred CDS: inserted 2 bases in 2 codons): MKKKTFIPFLYLTAIVFLPWWISFXFNKSLESWVINWCNTSKSETFVNDIQEKSILEKFIELEELVRLDEMIKEYPETHLQKFRIGIHKETIQLIKMHNEDYIHTILHFSTNIICFVILSGYSILSNEELIILNSWVQEFLYNLSDTIKAFXILLLTDLCIGFHSPHGWELMIGSVYKDFGFAHNDQIISGLVSTFPVILDTIFKYLIFRYLNRVSPSLVVIYHSMND; encoded by the exons atgaaaaaaaaaacatttattCCCTTTCTATATCTTACAGCTATAGTTTTTTTGCCCTGGTggatctctt tatttaataaaagtttggAATCTTGGGTTATTAATTGGTGTAATACTAGTAAATCCGAAACTTTTGTAAATGATATTCAAGAAAAAAGTATTCTAGAAAAGTTCATAGAATTAGAGGAACTCGTTCGCTTGGACGAAATGATAAAGGAATATCCGGAAACACATCTACAAAAGTTTCGTATCGGAATTCACAAAGAAACAATCCAATTGATCAAGATGCACAATGAGGATTATATCCATACGATTTTGCACTTCTCGACAAATATAATCTGTTTCGTTATTCTAAGTGgttattctattttaagtAATGAAGAacttattattcttaattcttgGGTTCAAGAATTCCTATATAATTTAAGCGACACAATAAAagctt tcattcttttattaacCGATTTATGTATAGGATTCCATTCACCCCATGGTTGGGAACTAATGATTGGCTCGGTCTACAAAGATTTTGGGTTTGCTCATAATGATCAAATTATATCTGGCCTTGTTTCCACTTTTCCAGTCATCCTCGatacaatttttaaatatttgattttccGTTATTTAAATCGCGTATCTCCGTCACTTGTAGTGATTTATCATTCAATGAATGACTGA